Proteins co-encoded in one Neodiprion lecontei isolate iyNeoLeco1 chromosome 3, iyNeoLeco1.1, whole genome shotgun sequence genomic window:
- the LOC107225938 gene encoding uncharacterized protein LOC107225938 has protein sequence MNIDDTWSRCAKEFPTSRTVENDVSLLRKFDDSVARPVRGKRQLKFDNAMSSYKGVVAMDVALANIEQIEKTELVSQWIARGNYTPSIPESDPSCTPSPPVLVDETQWKNDSALSTASEPPDLEKSPVFKCHKKIIRHTSVAGNRSETVNDDSMPDLTKSPIFAKSKFARDSKASTRSETVNDSSPNLLKSPIISKSKYSRASRRRRFGKLNKRKFDEIDRSSPNSSFAPKKSPILRRNSSLKRKKRRVILELLQKPNDNSSGNLYLPQKEKVCAATTDLTLVSTTQALEASSTTNSLELSHDFCAKQDRTRKHIEHSIVNQAKERFFPPRVDCNLESRHDNSIEVISLSLTSTKRNENLLSFVPSHQKHFQQHERLKELAVSSSKLDNTLTIDYNNILSQDIFREEKIAETPITVFQKERNLLSTSNDKDVESVPQEVEFICLPSIDEMNNEELSAPAFASAVEGATTHLGIENLLNSRVVPISEVNRALIKCVSAISSQDLFGDELSTTSPKPISTVSIDTQHRGVSTFDEERNLFSCQNDNQIDPLKMQSSDEEDIFSEPESSNYILPYPLEGKDELSLSSVAAPVIKIEEERTQLNTVKEQLSGSVIQDAEPSPPRPMWGKMITRHSNNDQSTHENKFLILDSELSPKKEKFVTDTERIDYDTCSENGEVSPDVEQVRIGSAQESESDKTVSDIIEEPITQDYLQQAKCSTLTAALLMKTVSTCSKISESSSPKERSSVIDISTEITPPQSQGSSAPAPELLDSAKKKKFRPKKGSLSARLRKLISGQVSCVRLWRHQMSQDSTFQKSSAPCTTLKVIETWVECGKNFYNSTVLDDSYNLLNGCFDKPIESAENKDNTTRNLVVMTNSDFVGSVKLLPGSVFNVHLPWEIFNRNSRKGNIILHALYFRIVTNPVEVKSKLDSHTELCCHELTCTKVIHEYDCSCLQSGKIDDSCLVKFTSQRIDVMGEIFKGYIQSMQYITMSAAQDRPELYEEVKLYKNAREREKHDNQADLFALVNTLQHLEKAYIRDCVTPKEYTAACSKLLVQYRAAFKQVQNEFKTIDVFVKAFRLDCPAALERIKEDRPITIKDDKGNTSKCIADIVSLFITLMDKLRLEIKAMDELTPDLRDLMDTMNRLSLLPSDFDGKQKVSGWLQTLNSMSASDELSETQVRQLLFDLETSFNAFNQILHNS, from the exons ATGAACATCGACGAT aCATGGTCTAGATGCGCAAAGGAGTTTCCGACCTCAAGAACGGTGGAAAATGATGTTTCGTTGTTAAGAAAATTCGACGACTCAGTCGCAAGGCCGGTTAGAGGAAAAAGACAGCTGAAGTTCGACAATGCGATGTCCTCTTACAAAGGTGTCGTGGCCATGGATGTTGCCTTGGCAAATATCGAGCAGATAGAGAAGACAGAATTAGTCTCTCAATGGATAGCAAGGGGGAACTATACACCGTCGATACCAGAGAGTGATCCTAGCTGTACACCGTCACCTCCTGTATTAGTCGATGAAACTCAATGGAAAAACGACAGTGCATTGTCAACGGCCAGCGAGCCTCCAGATCTCGAAAAATCCCCTGTGTTTAAATGtcacaaaaagattattagGCATACCTCGGTAGCCGGTAATAGATCCGAAACAGTCAATGATGATTCTATGCCAGATTTGACAAAGTCTCCAATTTTTGCTAAGTCCAAGTTTGCTAGAGATAGCAAAGCTAGCACCAGATCCGAAACAGTCAATGATTCTAGCCCAAATTTGCTAAAATCTCCAATTATCAGCAAGTCTAAGTATAGCAGGGCTAGCAGAAGACGCAGATTTGGTAAACTGAACAAACGGAAGTTCGATGAAATCGACCGCTCGTCTCCAAACTCTTCGTTTGCTCCTAAAAAGTCTCCCATATTACGAAGAAACTCGTctttgaaaaggaaaaagcgCCGAGTTATATTAGAATTGCTTCAGAAACCAAACGATAATTCATCTGGAAATTTGTACTTACCTCAGAAAGAAAAAGTCTGTGCAGCTACAACAGATTTGACACTGGTCTCTACTACTCAAGCGTTAGAAGCGTCTTCCACAACAAATAGTTTAGAATTGAGCCATGACTTCTGCGCTAAGCAGGATCGAACTAGAAAACATATAGAACATTCAATTGTAAACCAGGCAAAAGAacgtttttttcctcctcgtgTAGACTGCAATTTAGAATCAAGACATGATAATAGCATCGAAGTTATTTCCCTATCTCTCACCTCAACAAAACGGAATGAAAACCTTTTATCTTTTGTTCCATCACACCAGAAGCACTTCCAGCAGCATGAGAGACTAAAAGAGTTAGCTGTTTCTTCTTCTAAATTAGACAACACATTAACTATAGACTACAATAACATATTGAGTCAGGATATCTTCAGGGAGGAGAAAATTGCTGAAACCCCTATAACTGTCTTTCAGAAAGAACGAAATCTGCTGTCAACTTCTAACGACAAGGATGTGGAATCAGTACCGCAAGAGGTAGAGTTTATTTGCTTACCTTCTATAGACGAAATGAACAATGAAGAACTTTCAGCTCCAGCCTTTGCATCAGCTGTTGAAGGCGCCACAACTCATCTTGGCATTGAGAATCTTTTGAATTCAAGAGTAGTTCCTATCTCTGAAGTTAATCGAGCGCTGATCAAGTGCGTTAGTGCCATATCAAGCCAGGATCTCTTTGGTGACGAGCTGAGTACGACAAGTCCGAAGCCAATATCAACAGTTTCTATTGATACCCAACACCGGGGGGTATCGACATTTGACGAGgagagaaatttattttcttgtcaAAATGACAACCAAATTGACCCACTTAAAATGCAATCTAGTGATGAGGAGGACATTTTTAGTGAACCAGAATCATCTAATTACATCTTACCTTATCCACTGGAAGGAAAAGATGAACTTTCCCTATCTTCAGTTGCTGCACCAGTgataaaaatagaagaagaacGTACTCAATTGAATACAGTTAAAGAACAATTATCTGGCAGCGTTATTCAAGATGCAGAACCATCCCCTCCACGCCCAATGTGGGGAAAAATGATCACGCGACATTCAAACAACGACCAATCCAcacatgaaaataaattcttgaTTCTTGATTCAGAACTCAGTCCAAAGAAGGAAAAGTTTGTCACAGATACAGAGCGTATCGACTACGACACCTGTAGTGAGAATGGTGAAGTCAGTCCTGATGTTGAACAGGTAAGAATAGGTTCAGCACAAGAATCTGAGAGTGACAAAACTGTCAGCGATATCATTGAAGAACCCATAACTCAGGATTATCTACAACAAGCAAAATGTAGTACTCTGACGGCTGCGTTGTTAATGAAAACTGTATCTACATGTTCGAAAATTTCTGAATCATCATCACCAAAAGAACGTTCGTCTGTCATCGATATAAGCACTGAGATTACACCCCCACAATCTCAAGGGTCTTCTGCCCCAGCTCCAGAGTTACTGGATTctgcaaagaaaaagaagttcCGACCGAAGAA AGGAAGCTTAAGCGCAAGACTGCGGAAGTTAATTAGTGGGCAGGTGTCCTGCGTTCGGCTATGGCGACATCAAATGTCTCAAGATTCAACATTTCAGAAGTCATCAGCGCCTTGTACAACACTGAAGGTTATCGAAACGTGGGTGGAGTGCgggaaaaacttttataataGTACAGTACTTGACGATTCTTACAATTTGTTGAATGGCTGCTTCGACAAACCCATTGAGAGTGCTGAAAACAAGGACAATACAACAAGAAATCTGGTCGTCATGACAAATTCAGATTTTGTGGGATCAGTTAAACTCCTGCCCGGGTCTGTTTTCAATGTTCACTTACCCTGGGAAATTTTTAACCGGAACTCACGGAAAGggaatataatattacacgCTTTGTATTTTAGGATTGTGACTAATCCTGTTGAAGTCAAGTCTAAACTAGACTCGCATACAGAGTTATGCTGCCATGAACTTACATGTACTAAAGTAATTCACGAGTATGATTGTTCCTGTTTACAAAGTGGGAAGATCGATGACTCTTGTTTAGTGAAATTCACGAGTCAGAGAATAGACGTGAtgggtgaaattttcaaaggatA CATTCAGTCGATGCAGTAC atAACCATGTCCGCTGCTCAAGATCGCCCAGAGCTCTACGAGGAGgtgaaattgtacaaaaatgcTAGGGAGCGCGAAAAGCACGACAATCAAGCGGATTTATTTGCGCTGGTGAATACTCTGCAACATTTGGAAAAGGCTTATATCAGAGACTGCGTTACACCGAAGGAATACACAGCTGCCTGTAGTAAACTGCTTGTTCAATATAGAGCGGCTTTCAAACAG gTACAAAACGAATTCAAAACCATTGATGTGTTTGTAAAAGCTTTTCGCCTCGACTGCCCAGCAGCATTGGAGAGGATCAAGGAAGACCGTCCGATAACGATAAAGGATGATAAAGGCAACACTTCGAAATGCATTGCGGATATTGTGTCGCTATTTATAACCCTAATGGACAAGCTTCGTCTTGAAATTAAAGCTATGGATGAGTTAACTCCAGACTTGAGGGATCTCATGGATACTATGAATAGGCTCAGCCTATTACCGAGTGACTTTGATGGAAAACAGAAAGTTTCCGGATGGCTGCAGACTCTGAACAGTATGTCCGCCTCAGACGAGCTATCAGAGACCCAAGTTCGACAACTCCTTTTCGATCTTGAAACGTCATTCAATGCGTTTAATCAGATACTTCATAATTCCTAA